The following coding sequences are from one Diospyros lotus cultivar Yz01 chromosome 7, ASM1463336v1, whole genome shotgun sequence window:
- the LOC127806254 gene encoding LEAF RUST 10 DISEASE-RESISTANCE LOCUS RECEPTOR-LIKE PROTEIN KINASE-like 1.1 produces the protein MAAVSFFPFVALYFLSHPAVSADDNSNNNIKISCPKSSRCGNSERLLYFPLSNTSNPQCGLCSVFCLDREHPVGGITCGNEFFWITEISSRPSGNGSVKVHDPEFSLAGDCSGIRNLSLPNSPSISFTIPHNLTLFRCKKSSRHSPPAHDEYLNYTGCDGFNLYYNKHLRDDHHNVSASADSFHGCETILQPLTSTPSKKKPELGEKDDDLFKLLNGTYYAEFQATEDCLKCHWRGGQCQNINQTFHCKAEKNGPNLKLILPLVTGGVLAICLTIVFIIRRCKRRKFVSSHLLSRNISADPSAEIEFSRVFFGVPVFKYAELEQATDNFHPSTELGDGGFGTVYHGILQDGREVAVKRLYEHNSRRVMQFLNEVEILTRLRHPNLVSLYGCTSRHSRELLLVYEYIPNGTLADHIHGDRAKDGLLTWPIRMSIAVETASALAYLHATDIIHRDVKTDNILLDNNFSVKVADFGLSRLLPTDVTHVSTAPQGTPGYVDPDYYQSYQLTDRSDVYSFGVVLVELISSMPAVDISRHRHEINLANLAINRIQNRAFNELIDPSLGYESNTSVERMTTSVAEVAFRCLQLEKEMRPSMNEVLEALKEIQDYKDEENNGEQIDNSEPLNHRWPHPSPEGDDAVLLKSGKVPPSPDSVANAHRWVSGSSTSISSG, from the exons ATGGCggctgtttctttctttccgtTTGTGGCCTTGTATTTCCTGTCTCATCCCGCTGTTTCTGCTGATGATAACAGCAACAATAATATCAAGATTAGCTGTCCCAAGTCGTCTCGCTGCGGAAATTCCGAACGACTGCTTTATTTTCCTCTCTCCAATACCTCCAATCCCCAGTGCGGGCTGTGCTCTGTGTTTTGCCTTGATCGCGAACATCCTGTAGGAGGAATCACTTGcggaaatgaatttttttggaTAACTGAAATCTCATCCAGGCCCAGCGGTAACGGCAGCGTTAAAGTCCATGACCCAGAGTTTTCACTTGCCGGCGATTGCAGTGGAATCAGGAATTTGAGCTTACCCAATTCTCCTTCTATTTCCTTCACTATCCCTCACAATCTCACCCTCTTCAGGTGCAAGAAAAGCTCTCGACATAGCCCTCCCGCACATGATGAGTATTTAAACTACACAGGCTGTGATGGTTTCAATTTGTACTACAACAAGCATCTACGAGATGATCATCACAACGTTTCTGCTTCTGCCGATTCTTTTCATGGCTGCGAAACCATTCTTCAGCCTTTGACTTCGACGCCATCTAAAAAGAAACCTGAACTTGGTGAGAAAGATGACGATCTATTCAAACTATTGAACGGTACCTATTATGCCGAATTTCAAGCGACCGAGGATTGTCTCAAATGTCACTGGAGAGGAGGCCAATGCCAGAACATCAACCAAACATTTCACTGCAAAGCAGAAAAAAACG GGCCAAACCTCAAACTGATCCTTCCCTTAG TCACTGGCGGAGTCCTTGCCATTTGCTTGACTATTGTATTTATTATCCGTCGATGCAAAAGACGGAAGTTTGTCTCTTCACATCTGTTGTCAAGGAACATTTCCGCCGATCCTTCAGCTGAGATTGAATTCAGCCGTGTCTTCTTCGGAGTTCCTGTCTTCAAATATGCTGAACTTGAACAAGCGACAGACAATTTCCATCCTTCCACTGAACTCGGAGATGGAGGTTTTGGCACTGTCTACCATG GGATACTTCAGGATGGAAGGGAAGTGGCAGTTAAACGCCTATACGAACACAACTCTAGGCGCGTGATGCAATTCCTGAATGAAGTCGAAATCCTAACCCGCCTGCGCCATCCCAATCTTGTTTCCCTCTATGGCTGCACTTCACGCCACAGCCGGGAACTGTTGCTTGTTTATGAGTACATTCCTAATGGCACTCTGGCCGATCACATCCATGGCGACCGAGCCAAGGATGGCTTGCTCACATGGCCTATTCGGATGAGCATAGCCGTGGAAACTGCCAGTGCATTGGCTTACCTCCACGCTACTGATATCATCCACCGCGATGTCAAGACTGACAACATACTACTCGACAACAATTTTTCTGTCAAAGTTGCTGATTTTGGGCTTTCAAGACTCCTCCCAACCGATGTGACACACGTCTCTACAGCTCCACAGGGGACTCCCGGCTATGTTGATCCGGACTATTACCAATCTTACCAACTTACTGATAGGAGTGACGTTTATAGCTTTGGAGTTGTGCTCGTTGAGCTCATATCATCCATGCCTGCCGTTGACATTAGCAGACATAGGCATGAGATTAATTTGGCTAACTTAGCAATAAACCGAATCCAGAACCGTGCATTCAATGAGCTGATTGATCCTTCTCTTGGGTATGAGTCAAACACTTCAGTCGAAAGGATGACTACTTCAGTGGCAGAGGTGGCTTTTCGATGCCTACAACTCGAAAAGGAAATGAGACCAAGCATGAATGAAGTTCTGGAGGCTTTGAAGGAAATTCAAGATTACAAAGACGAGGAGAACAATGGGGAACAAATTGACAATTCAGAGCCGTTAAATCATAGATGGCCTCATCCTTCCCCTGAGGGTGATGATGCTGTGTTGTTGAAGAGTGGCAAGGTGCCACCCTCACCCGATTCTGTAGCCAATGCTCACAGATGGGTTAGTGGCTCTTCCACATCCATTTCCAGTGGCTAA